The Rhopalosiphum maidis isolate BTI-1 chromosome 2, ASM367621v3, whole genome shotgun sequence genome segment aagataaatataacattcttttcatattaacattaaatatattgcgcATAtcacgaaaaatattaattacatttacgtacaatatttgttaattataaatatggaattccattttaaattgctgtcgaatattattaattttattataataatttggtcTTATcgaaaattctaataattctttatgccaataatatagttatgtacTTTTGATatcgatttaattattgtcaGGCCATTActgaaaaacgtaaaaaagcatacattattgttgtcaccttatttacaacaaaatgaatcgaaaaattaatattaattaaaaaatttgttaattatttctacatatttttaaaaatcaaaaagtattacgaataaaattaatttcttacttGTTTCGACAATTCATTAAATCTATTCAAATCTATCACAACTCAATTTTAACTCCCTAATGCTTATAGGGAAGttgaaaatcttttatttattttctgtttgttaattttctaaataataatattaattattaaaaaataaactccgCCAAATAGGGCACCAAATTATGGCGTCTGGTTCCCCTGTCTTGTACACTTTTTATTTCTCCATTAAGTGATTGACAGTATTATGCATGTATCCGGCTCTGGGAACCAAATCCTGAAATTATGCGACTAATTCTCGCATACGATAACAATCACAGATTTTATCAAAGGTGACTAATTTTCATCGCATGCGACATAGAATTGGTACCTATTCTTGAACTaaatcgataaattattttcacgtGTCGATGCGATAAAGTAAATCCAATGAACCATTTTGGTAACAAcacaaaatctatattttaacctCAAACAATgtcgaaaattataaaaataattattttatttctttatcacTGAAAATGTTGTCaacgataaatttatttaattaaatcaatagtttCTACTtcttatttgcatatttttagccatttaaatttttatgtagtgCATTGTTGTTCGTTATCGTTTTTACTTTAACAAATGgtgataataattcaattattaaatactgatTAAGATCCttagttaatttaacattttttacgaATAATTGATCGGATAATGTGAAAGGATCCACATGATTTTCTTTTGTTAATAGTCTTCCATATAACCAgttttgtaaaacattttttttaaaaatgtattaaaatattaatacttagtaTTCGCaagaaaaagtatttaaaatacttataaaataatgtattttacgaATACTcataaagtattaatgtatacttgtatacaaatacaagtattttgttatatttttttcaaatctacATACCTAAACCGTATCTACCTGAtactgtaaatttaaaaaaaatttaaattaatttttatctctgAAGATTTTTAGAGATAACAACATGTTggtcaaaataattgaaatattatgtgtttttatagtcaatttttttttcgaaatttttatctgatctttttttaatatttaaaatgttactatttatGACTCGAAAAcgctaataatatacataaatggaTATTGGACGAATTAGCACCGGTGATTATAAGTGCAAATAACGATATTGATGATACAACAATAGTATCATCAATttctgatattaataatacaaataattcagTTTAGCCCAAATTAATTGgggttattttgataataaagttTCACAAGTTCAATCTCGTCAAATCCATCTACAACTGCAATTTTGATAATGCGCCAATATTTAGAAATGACAGTGTTGgatagcaaaaaaaattacattacatttcTGGAAGCAACATAAAAATACCTTTCCGGAGTTATATAAAAtggaattaatgtatttatgcaCCTATACCGACTACATCAGTTCCTTTGGAAcgagtattttcaaaaacgggTCAAATAACTAACGACCGCCGAAGCAGATTAACTCCTAAAAATCtagaagataatataatttttttgattacccagtaattttaatttattttagtaattgatttttttacgtaTTGTACGACCCGCGGGTAGTACGTTGAGTTGTTTTTGAGATACAGCGATAAGTGAGTGAGTGATATAagattaatatgtataggaGTTAGAAGTatcttaaaattctaaaaaatatcacattaaTACTTAACGATAATAAGATACaaggaaatttaataaaaccttACTATCGATAGTGAAAAATGTATCGTTTAACTTGTTTCGACAACGAGTTATTAAATGATAGATTTGTCTTTgtccttaataataaaatatttcaacgttGTAATGTTTACCTATAAGATTTGAAACGATCAATTAATGAATGGCGTTGGTcttcataaatattagatagtgGCCCTGAAAAGGGCCGTTTTAATTGTCAGATTTACAAGTGACTGAATATTATTTGGAACTGGTGTATTTTGTAACAGCCTTGGTTCCTTCACTGACTGCGTGCTTGGCTAATTCACCGGGCAACAGGAGTCGGACGGCGGTTTGGATTTCCCGACTGGTAATGGTCGAGCGCTTGTTGTAGTGGGCCAGACGACTGGACTCGGCGGCAATGCGTTCGAACAGATCGTTGACGAAGCTGTTCATTATGCTCATGGCCTTAGAGGAAACACCGGTGTCGGGGTGCACTTGCTTCAACACTTTGTAGATGTAGATGGCGTACGATTCTTTCCTCTTTGGCTTGCGTTTCTTGTCGGACTTGGCGATGTTTTTTTGTGCCTTGCCGGACGATTTTTTCATTGCCTTTCCTGCGGATTTACCTCCTGGAGCCATGGCTGATAATTTTCTGTAAACTGTGGTCGCTGTCGGTGAAAGACTTCAAACTCGAATGATGTCGGAATACACTAAGCGacggtatatattaataacccaAGGAGACACGTCGAACAGCCATTGGCCAAATTCTAATAGATAAAACAGAACAAACAGGATCTACAGCGGTTACGtctctaataaaaatagtagctTTTCCGAGAGAAAACATTATTAGAATGATTATGAAAAACCACATCGTTTGGTAGTATTTGCATATCAAACGGAGTCAAGTAATATCGTCATAACGTTTCAAACTGTCCAATCGCAGCACTGTTTTCTAAATTTTGGCTATATAATGGCCCTACCGATGGGTTTTATCATCATTCAGTGTTCGAATCGTTAACAAAGCAGTCAAACACATACACAATCATGAGCGGAAGAGGCAAAGCAGGCAAATCGAAGGGAGGTAAATCCAAGACCAGGTCGTCCCGTGCCGGACTCCAGTTCCCGGTCGGTCGTATCCATCGTCTGTTGAGGAAAGGAAATTACGCCGAGCGCGTCGGAGCCGGTGCACCGGTATACCTGGCCGCTGTTATGGAATATTTGGCAGCCGAAGTGTTGGAATTGGCCGGTAACGCTGCCCGTGACAACAAGAAATCTCGTATCATCCCCAGACATTTGCAATTGGCAATCAGGAACGACGAAGAATTGAACAAACTGTTGTCCGGTGTTACAATCGCACAAGGCGGTGTGTTACCTAACATCCAAGCCGTACTTTTGCCCAAAAAGACTGAAAAGAAAGTCTAATTTGCTACAATCAATAAATGATCATTACTAAAAAGGCCCTTTTTAGGGCCACTAATTCACTGTACTAACTACTACTGCACTACAATGGTAGCTAGCCTCATAAAAGGTTTTCatgaattgtttattataatacatattaagagTACGGTGCATTGTCGATCTACCATATTTCAACCGTCACGGattgtaaaaatagtattcaaaatttagtatggaatatgtttaatttttaatatcgttCTATCATCACAACATAGtatgtatgaatatttcacaataaacAATTGTTCTGTTCGTTTACTGGACAAGTACCTAAATGACTCTTGTAGTTgtgttcaattatattatgtgaatagatagtatatattctgttttatattaagGTAAGCTATTAACGAGCAGTACCGAATCGGGCCGGTTTTGAGTGTTtggttgtaatttttttcagcaataatataataaattagtacatTCATTAGTAGACAATTACCAGAGATTACAGCTACTGAAACTATACGGTTTTATAATTCGacacaatatttgtataaatactcacatataatttatgtcattattgaataaaattcgattctgtacattattattatcgtgtggTGATAAGGTGTACGTAGACTTAACATGattgttattgtaaatttttattcattagacCATCTACTATATTAAGATaatgaactatattataaatatatacataaaaatattcagatattccagtattaaacttttattttcgatgacattcaataaaataataatacattataagagTATGATTAATTTGCCAGTTAGTCAAACATCATCCGTTCACTATGAAACAAAATGCTTTTGGTAATTGATTgttacaaattttgttttagtgcAATTTGCAGAACTGATATACTATTTGTGTAGTTAttcttactttttatttatattaattagaaaaaaagaaattgagGAAAACGATACCTAGGTGTTCATGAAAAACAACTCGTTTGCGGCCTTACAAATTAATCGCGTAACAATTAATCTCACAATCAGAAGTTgtgattcataataataatccacaaaaataagtaaccgatcgttattaaactaatatctTTTTGGAAGTAAACAGTTTaccgtaattaattttttgttcaagGAGTTAATAATAGGAAAAAACATCtccaaaacaaattttctatATTGGCCTTCAATACGTAACAACAATCACCATATTACCACACTACAccattctataaattaaaaaagtaccaATTGGCAAATTTTTGGTGGCCCTGAAAAGGgcctttttaataaatgttattacatcGTAGGGTATATAGCGTGCACATTAACCGCCGAAACCGTACAAGGTGCGTCCTTGACGTTTCAGGGCATAGACGACGTCCATAGCTGTAACGGTTTTCCTCTTGGCGTGCTCGGTGTAGGTGACTGCATCACGGATTACGTTTTCCAGGAACACTTTCAACACGCCGCGGGTCTCTTCGTAAATCAAACCGGAGATACGTTTCACTCCACCACGACGAGCCAACCGACGGATGGCGGGCTTGGTGATTCCCTGGATGTTATCGCGGAGTACTTTACGATGACGTTTGGCTCCTCCTTTTCCAAGACCTTTACCTCCTTTACCGCGTCCGGTCATGTTGGATTTTATGTAGTTTCTAGCTGATTACTTGAAGAGCTGCTGCTTCGAACGCTGAACGTTTACTGATTAGTCGACAACTATATTCAGTATATTTATCCGTTTCATGGCTGCACACACGGCCAATCGAAATGTTCCATTTGATTTCTCCCACTCCCCGATTATCGACAACGCGTCGACCAATGATAACGGCAGATACGAATCcgttttgtgtataaatactAGTGTGTTTCGTACCGGCGATGCATCAGTGTTTTTCAGTCCGTCTAATCGTACATAACCAAATCCAACATGGCTCGTACCAAGCAAACGGCACGTAAATCTACCGGAGGAAAGGCTCCCAGGAAGCAGTTGGCCACCAAAGCCGCCCGTAAGAGCGCACCCGCCACCGGAGGAGTGAAGAAACCCCATCGTTACCGTCCGGGAACCGTCGCTCTCCGTGAAATCCGTCGTTACCAAAAGAGTACCGAACTGTTGATCCGCAAATTGCCGTTCCAACGTCTGGTGCGTGAAATCGCCCAGGACTTCAAGACCGATTTGCGTTTCCAGAGCTCCGCCGTCATGGCGTTGCAGGAAGCAAGCGAGGCCTATTTGGTCGGTCTCTTCGAAGACACCAACTTGTGCGCAATTCACGCCAAACGTGTGACGATCATGCCAAAAGACATTCAATTGGCTCGACGCATCCGCGGAGAACGTGCTTAATTATGATTTGCGTGTATCACTTTAAAACGGCCCTTTTAAGGGCCACcacatttatcaaatatatatttctagtgTTTTTTTACTCTTGTCGTTGTTTATGTAACATTTCCTtgctatacaataattattgcataCATTTTTCTGGTTTTAACTCACTTTTGgtcatttgaataatattattatcaatttcttCTAGATACATTGGTTAAATAATGTAGTAATCTATACATTAATGCTTTAgaagcatatatttttttcgtttaaccctgataaaaataattattagatttacatattttttttatacattttcatcaaACTTtgcgataataaaaaaaaaaaattacggaatacaatattacacttACATACAACCACATGAAAActgatttgaataaaaacgttttaaatgtttccaGTGtcgttgatattttattacaaaatatatgagtgtaggattttttaataatttttgtgtaaacgCAAACTTTCAAACACATTATAATCgaattatatcatacaatgacacttataaatgtaaaaataatacatttacattacACTAAAACATGTAATTGAAATGGACATTAAGCTATTGTTAATAcacatagtttttattaacaccaatatttttctattttaagttcaaagtATAGATCACTGGATATgttgtgtttaattaaatttctcactattattatttgaatgtattaaaatgctaatatataaaa includes the following:
- the LOC113554141 gene encoding histone H2B; the encoded protein is MAPGGKSAGKAMKKSSGKAQKNIAKSDKKRKPKRKESYAIYIYKVLKQVHPDTGVSSKAMSIMNSFVNDLFERIAAESSRLAHYNKRSTITSREIQTAVRLLLPGELAKHAVSEGTKAVTKYTSSK
- the LOC113554145 gene encoding histone H2A-like; the protein is MSGRGKAGKSKGGKSKTRSSRAGLQFPVGRIHRLLRKGNYAERVGAGAPVYLAAVMEYLAAEVLELAGNAARDNKKSRIIPRHLQLAIRNDEELNKLLSGVTIAQGGVLPNIQAVLLPKKTEKKV